Part of the Triticum aestivum cultivar Chinese Spring chromosome 4D, IWGSC CS RefSeq v2.1, whole genome shotgun sequence genome is shown below.
CTAACTTCTTCATTTGTGATGGCATTCACATTTACTTCTTCTTTACCTTTTATGACGGAGATAAGTTCACCAAGCTTGGCTGTCAACTCTGTATTGCTTTCTTCAATTGCATTCAATCATTTGGTGGAAGTTCTTTCAACATGCCATTGGGCATTGTTTTCTTGCGTATCATTAAGTAGATTCTTGACATCATCTATGGGCTTTCCCATGATTTTTCCTCCTACAGCTGTATCAAGCATAGTTTTTGACATAGTATTTAAACCATTATAAAACATATGAAGGAGTAACCATTCTTCCATTCCATGGTTGGACAGTTCTTACGGCTTTCTTCATTCTATCCCACGCAAGCGCTAGTGGCTCATGTTCTTCCTGCTTGAACCTGTAATCTGAGAACGAAGTTGCATAATTTTTGCAGGTGGACAAAACTTAGATAAAAGTTTGCTGCAACAATCAGCCCATGAAGTTATACTGCCTCTAGGTAAAGCTAGAAGCCATTTGTTTGCTTTTCATCTCAAGGAGAAAGGAAATAGACGCACTTTAAAACATCAGGGGCACAATCTCTAATGCGTGTCATGTTGCACAATTCAATAAAATTATGCAAGTGCATATCGGCATCTTCAGAAGCAAAGCCTCCAAATTGGTCTTGTTGAACCATGAAAACTAAGTCGAATGCAGGTCGTCAATCTCCTTTGACAAAACAAGGCCAAGGTGGTTTGCACCACTTCGAGGCAGCCCGGCTGATGGAGGCCGGCTACGAGCGGATTCAGGTAGAGAGGCTTCGTTGAACTAGTTTTCAACCACGACGACCGGAAATGATATGCAACTCAGATATGGCCAAGGTGCGGCCGACCTTGAAAATCGATTCacgggctactgatggtgtcccgATCCATAGGTCTCTCACCACGTCGGTTCCAGGCCAAGTGGGCCGTGCTGAGTACCCCTAGGTTGTTCCATCATAGGCCACATCGGGCGGTCCATGACACGTTATGTTAAGACTCCAGATGACTTGCAGTACTAGCCGAAGATGCCGGAGCCGTGGAGGACTCTACCTCAATCTCTTGGTATTCACATGTACTTTATACACACCCTTTATCGCAATATATATTGCCTCGCTCGTGAGGGGCCAAACCTAGATAAAAACTCGCCTCATATTACCGTCCAACCTAATCCCCTAGCCCGGATACCCTCAAAGGGATTTACCAAAATCATCTCCGACACCAGATTACTCAAAAAAGAAAAGCGGGTTCTTTGATGTAGCTACCGTTTATGAGATTGTTTTGATATAGTTATCATGTTTTAGAAAATAATTAGCAGGTTCTTCAACATAGCTGTCAGATTGCTTTTTCTAATACACTTTAACAAATTCCACAGGTACCGATACACGTCCTGTCTTATAAACAAGTAATCAAAAGATAGGGCTGCTCACCTAATCAGTTGACTATAAATCATGTCCCATATCCCGAACTAGCGCCCAAAGATCTATGCTATCAATAGATGCATCAAATCTGTCACCAGCGACCTTATCCTCAACCCGACACCTGGTTCATCACAACCGGCATTTACTTCGCACCTTAGCACATCATTTTCTTTTCTCATGTTGCAACACATGGTCATATATGCTACTCCCTTCAATCAAAAATAAGTCACAGTTTTGAATTAAGGTTAGTTCTATCCATaataagtgttgcagttttgaattAAGGTTAAactaaccttagttcaaaactgcgacaatTATTTTGGATCGATGGGAGTAGTTATTAAAAATAAGAATTGCCCAACTCTTAACACGTCAGGGATACATATGTTCTAGTACAttggtgctatatatagccggcgaCCCGGAGCGTTAACAGCGGCGAAGGATAGTAAATTACTAATTGCGATGTTGGACTAGTAATAACAAAAGAAAAGGCCCTGGTGAGGCTTCATCTaccatatatgtatatatattagGAAGGAGGGTGTTGTAGTCCCCTCCGTCGCCAGCATACTTGCTTCATACACTCAGTAGTacatgagctgctgctgctgttgctgctgctgctgctgctgagggtTGACACTCTGGAAGCTCCCGTCAAAGATGGCCTGGCTGGCGCCGGTGCCCATACCCATCGCGGCCTGCCTCAGGGCGGCGACCTGACCCATCAGGGCCGGGTTGGCAGCCATCTTGCTCAGAGCAAGGGATCGCTCGTAGGAGATGAGGTCAACTGCTGACACGCCAGGGGTGTATGGCGCTAATGCCGGAGGAGGCAGAGGCGCAGATGCTGTCCCTGGTGGAGTTGGTTTGCTTCCCCAAGAGCACTGCATGATATGGAAAGTCAATCACTAAAACCCTTTTATCCTCTGTTACGTCCAAGGAACTAAGGTAACCAAGAGAAATGGAATTCATTGGTGGGGATGTCATTGTCTAAAGAGAGTACCTTGATCTGCCTCCCGCCAATAAGTTGGCCATTACCCGTCTGTATTGCTCGTGCAGCTTCTTCATGGGTACTATATCTCACAAAGCCAAATCCTTTATCGCGTGTTACACGGACCTCCTCAATTGACCCAGCCCCAAGTAAATGGAAAAATCGATGCACATCATTGCTGTTGATCTAATAAACAGAATTGACTAGTGATGAGCAAACACTATGCATAACCAAAAAAGAACAATGCAAAAGAACAGGAATCAAGAAAGTACATCATGGGGAAGATTGCCAACATAAACAGTTGTATACTGTGGGTTATTTTCAGGACCATCTTCATTTGCATTCTCCTTGCCAGCCTCTGTAAAACAGGAACAATGAAATTACTTCGCTAGTCGTAGTTACCACAAAAGATTTCACAAGGTTATGTAGCTAGATTCTGTGAGAAGCAAATATTATTTTAATTCCTATTCTGCTAAGGATTAAGACTGGAACCCAAATGTTGAAGTGGAGTTCGCAAATGTAACAGACTATGAAGTAAATTCAACTCCAAGGGTAATAAATAAAGATTAGAAACCTAAACTCCCACAATAATGATAACTAATAGTTCAACTTGTTGCTAGCCGATTGTTCCATATCATATAACCTTAAATTAAAACAAATACCTAAGGAACAAGTGCATATAGATTCACCTGATGAGCCGTTTATCAACTCCACCACACCCTTGGAGTCTGTACTTTGCTTCTCTTCACCAGCATTAGCGCCCTTCGTTGCCCAATTGCAACGAATTTGGCGGTTGCCAAGCCACTTTCCTgaacacaagaaaaacaaacatACATTATCATCACATCACTGAAGCTGATTTGTTAACTCCAGAATTAGACATAGTCAACAATAAGCAACAGGGAGCGCACCATTCAATTCATTTATGGAAGTTTGTGCATCCTGTCAATGAATAACaaaggaagatgatgaagagcagtTCATATAAACTCAAACATTAGTTCTGAGTCCAGACTAATGTTTTAAGTTGCCATGGTGACACTACCTGCTGATTCCTAAAAGAAACGAAACCAAACCCTCTGGATCGTCCAGTCTGCTGATCCCACATAACTCTAGCATCTCTGCACAAGTTACCAAGCTAAAGTGGTAAGGCAGAATATACTGTACAAATGGGATGAAGTACACAGAGCTATGTAACACTTACGAACAGGTAGAATATGCCGAGAAAAAAGCAAACAAAGCAGCATCCGTAACCTCAGGGCAAAGATCCCCGACGAAGATGTTAAAATGACCTGCAAGAATAAACAGCCAGACAAGATCTCAGTTATAACAGTCTCACATCTAAAAGGATGCACATACACTGGAAAAAAAACAAGTATATATAATGGAACATTTAGACCATATTTcagtaccagacctgatgtatccTCTCTCTGGGTACTTGCGTATGCCCAATTGACTTTTATTGGCTGGCCAAACCTGGTTATCCAGTATTATAAGAAATGTTAATGTAGAACATGGGACACTGCATTAATATCTGTTTATAGATAATTAATATTGAAAGAAAACACTTACAGTTGTCTACCGTTGAGAGACACAATAGCAAGTGCAGCATATCTACGGTCATAATAGTCAACAAAACCAAAAGATGACTGCGAGATGATAAGAACAAAGATGGATAAAATATTAACAGAAACAATATGACTAATTCAGCATTAGCTGTTCTACAACGAATTGTAGTGGTGAACTAAGTAAATAACACAAACAAAAATGCAGCACGCTTTTTTTCAAGAGATAGAAGACGGCATCACTAAAATATCAAGTTAATAGTCCTAACAAGAGGCCAAATGAGTTATTTATCTACCTATCCCATGTGAGCATTTGTTAATTGTACACCGTCAGTCAACATCAGAAAGCTTCCTTGCAGGAAGTTGCTCAGGACTGGGTTTGATGGCATTTATCTACCATGCCAATTCAAACAAATAGTCCAAAACAGTCCCTTACAGCTTTCACACAGTAGGGTTCTGAGATCCAAAAATAAACACTGTTAAACCAACAAATCAAACATTGACTATTGATACCATAAATCCTTCTGTCTGAGAGCATGCATTGCGGATGGCAGTCTACATCATGCCAGAATACAACACACAGCATTAtctgatactccctctgtaaactaatataagagtgtttagatcactaaaatagtgatctaaacgctcttatattagtttacggagggagtactattgaaTAAATGCCTTAAACTTACACCAAATACAAAGTACGAAAATGGCATATATTTTTAAAGAGCACAAGTTACCTTTTCTTTCCTGATGAGCTTACACCCTTCAACTGGACCAATACTCTGGAAAACTTCATGCAGTAGTGAATCTGTGACTTGAAGATGGATGTTGCCAACATACCTATTCAGAATAATAATGTTGAGTAGTGAGTAACATAAGGAAACTAGTTAGATGCCTGTGCTACGCAACGGAATCACAAAAGATCAGGTGAGAATTGTTTACTTAAGTGTCATGATCCTACTGAACAATAAAAGACAGACATTATTCGAAGTGATGCCATATTGTTGATAAGTACACATTTAGCAAAATCAAACATGTGGATTCCGACCGATGAACCCCCTCGTCCAAGCCAAACATTTTCTTCTCAATTTTCACCTTGCAGAAGACTTGTTGTTCTGCTTATCCCGCTTCCTCATTGTTGTTCCATAATCCATATTAAGGGGACAGAGAACATGTGCCAAATACAAAATCTGTCCACACACATTTGGCAATTACGACGACCCCAGCCAGCTTTTGGTTAGCACAGGATCCACCACCAGTCAGCACCCCATTAACTGCTACAGCAATATTTTAGTCCCATTCGCCAAGCATAGTATGCCCTTCTTTTAGTTGTTTGCTCAAAATATTTGTGCCAAAAATATTTGAATTATATGTATATAAAAGATGTGAGTGCACATGTATGTACATAAAAAAACATTAGTATCGGACCACTTGTAGCTTTCTTACATCATCAACCAGGTTTCTGCAAAGAAATTATTGATAACAGACAAAGGAAACAAATATCCAGGATGTGGCTTAAAAATTTGGATATTTCTCCACATATGCACAACCTAAAGTCAACAGAAGCAATGAACATAGAGAAAAAATAAGACATAACTAACAAAGAAGTGACACTATATCAGAAAGTAAGGAATGCAGAATTAACAGGACAAACACTGCAGCCACAACATTTTGCAATGATAATTAGCTACATGCATATGTCAATGATGAAAATGATAAAATAGGCAGGTCAACAACTATGAACGGTAATAGAGCTGTCGTACTTGCGTGCTCTTGAGAAATGCCACTAAAAAGGTTTCAGGTTTTGACAGGTCAACAACTATGGGCTCCAGCATGTCGCCATTGTAGGCGAAGAACCTGTAGTAGCTGGCCCGTCGCGTACTGATGAGGCTCCGCACGTAGAGGTCGCACACAGCCTAGCGCCCGTCCCGGCGCCCGCTACAGCCAGCTCGTCCGCTTGCTGTCGCGCTCACTGTCCATTGGGGTGGGGGTCAGGCAAAACAGCTTGGAGAATGGACGATGCAGCACAGAAGCTCGGTTGCTCGATTATTTTTCTATTTTACAGGTAGAAGACACGGCCGGAGCGGACGCGCTTGAACAGGGGCAGTTGGAAGCTGTGCACGCGGCGGGCCGTTCAAGACCTGCTTAGGACGGCAAGCACGGCTGCTTGAGAGCATGGCGGACGCTGGCGCCGTAAGGACCCGAATGCCCCCAATCAATTTCCTCTGATTTCTCCCCAATCGCTGCTCCATGTCGCCGGCTGCCGACGCCTTCGTTGCTCCCGGCCAACGCCTCTCAGCTGCTCCCGACCATCTGCCTTGGTCGATCTCCATCTCCTGGGCACCCCGTGCTGCTGCCGCTCGGTAGGTGGTACGCGCCGACGAGATTGAACCAGAGCACTCGTCGGCATTGCCTCTCGGCCATCACGACACCGTACTGTGGTCATCTTCCCCGACCTTGACGACCGCCGCCGCACACCAAACTCTCACACAACTACGACGATGCAAGAAGTGTGTACCCGCCACCAGCACCTCCTCAACTCCAGCGCTCGCGGGAAAAGAGAGGTGAGGGGCTGGCGGCGAGGAAATTTGGCGGGGTTCTAGAATAATCTGTTTCGCAGGAGAAGGAGAAACCTCTAGACTACCCGTGTTTTGGTCGTTGGCTCGGCATAACACGTCTCAGTTTCAATCTCAGCCTCAGATTCCAGATCGGACGGTACATATAGCCCgaaggcaggcacaccatcatcaccaactcgcaTTTTTTTAGAAGTAGAGACGATGTGCAGTTTGATGTAAAAATAAGCAGAAGAGAACTTGATACATGTCATCAGGCAGTCCTAGAACATATTCAGTTTGGAGTTTACTATAAGAGACAGAGCACACATTTTACAAAGAAGTATCGTGTTTTGTACAATTTATATTTAATTTCAGTAAGACGGCACGAGATAACTGGAAGGTTCAAATAAACCACTTACACACTGCGGCATGTGCTTGAATCAAACCCAGGAGGCAGGTTCCCACTAACGATGGGCTCTATCTGCAAAATTACAGGTGTCACAAGCAAAGAATACAGCCCTAACATTTTGAAAGGAAAAGAAGAGCCAAACAAACAGTAGAAGTGAAAATATGTGATATCAAAAATCAAAATCAAACAAAAAAATACGAATGCAATAAGGTATGCAATGAAGACCAAGCTAGACCCCTAGTCCAGAGGACACGTGATTCAGGAACGCTGTACAGATCTACAATATGTCGCTGCATGCATGATTCCCCAAATGAGCATTGCAGAAAGGCCAATGTCTAGTTTTCCTGTGGATTTCTTGCAGTTACTGAATTACGTGCAGAGACAAGCTGAAAGAAATCACTGTACAATACTACCAACATGTAAAGACACACTTAACTGTACTCAGTGAAAGGCAGTACTTGCAGTGTTGCACTATTGGAAAACGCATCTACTCTGAACATGTTTACCAGAACTTTGCACAACTGACTCTTAGAGATGCAAACGGATTCACTAACTAGCACTTGGAACAGCTGCATGTGTAAGAAACAATGTCATGCAAGtattaatactccctccgatccatattatttgtcgctcaaacggatgtatctagttgtatttcagtgctagatacatccgtttgagcaacaagtaatatggatcagagggagtagaaTAAATGCAGTTCAGCATTAATGCAACCTATGCACTAAAACTCAAAATTGGAGTACCCTCTGGACTGACAAACAGGATGAAAGAAGGAAAAGGAATGAGCATAACTATGGTACATTCACATTTCAGTCACCACTAAATGTGCACTTATTTATGATCAGAGACAACCAAAACATAACCCACATCTCTAAATGGTGACTTGTTTAGCAGTCACCAGACAAATTTCACCTGACCTTCAGAGACACTACGAGCTCATTCACAGTTCTCACTGCATATTTTCCACTTCACATTTAAGAAACTAACAAGTATTTAGCACTATGGCGCTTACAATATCACATAAACTCTAGCACAAACATATTTATCTCACTATTGTCACTCATTAAACCTGCCCGTAATCTTAATTGTAAATCACAACCACATGCACCTAATTCCACGCGGCGTACTCAAGCATAACTCCTCTAAACAGTAGTGAAGTAGCTACTTAGCTTAGAATACCAGAGAAGATGTGAAATCCACTCAGAAACGACCCGGTCTGATCAAAACCCTAATTCGACAAACAATACAAAAGACAAAATCAAGTTTTCCCCACGAGCAAGCTCACAACGAAGAGAACCGACGAAATGAAAAATCGAACAGTGAAGCAACCAAATCCCCACCATTTGAACCGAATAACCAAACCGAGAGACTCCAACCCTAGAACACGGAGCCATGTCAGCGAAACCCCTAGCTGTCACCGACACCGCGGGagaccaacccccccccccccccccccctgaaccCCGGACACCTCCAGAGGCCACCGACCCGGCGCAGACGAAAGCGATCGAGCAAGGAGTAATCACGGGGGAGCAAGATAAGGAGCCAACATGCGGCGCGGCAAGGAGACCCGGGTGCGCGTGGTGCGGCGGGAACATGGGCGGCACCGCGGccgccgcctgctgctgctgctggtgctggtgCATGAGCAGAGCCTGCTGCatcatctgctgctgctgctgcgccgcTACCGCCGCCGCCTGCTTCATCCTCTGCTGCATGGCGATCGATCCCCGGCCCGTAGTCCCGGGTCAGGGAGATCGATTATTAGGGTTTGGGTCGGGGATTAATCCAACCCAAACTCGACGAAGAAGAAATATCGAAAtggaaaaaagaaaaggagaagaaaaaaaggaaggaaaaaaatagagaaaaaaaacACCCTCGAAGCCGAGGGAGGAAGTGAAGAGGAGCGAGGTGAGACCGTGAGAGTGGGGGTGGGCGAGCAGGGGAAGAAAAGGGATATTTTCTTCCTGAAAACAGAACACCTcctaaattgtactccctccgttcagaattatgTGTCGCATAAATGGATAGAAATGGACGTATCTAGAAtaaaaataagtctagatacatccacttcgccgacaagtatttccgggcggagggagtacGAGTTCGCATATAAGTTCATAGTCGAGTGGGGCATGGAAGAGAGCTTTGTGCGCGAACTGAGACAATGATTGGTGCAAGGCTATTTATGCAATTTACGAAACACCTAATGGTGTACATGGTAAATTCTCTTGTCTGCGGAGCACGGGCGCTGCGGTGGAACGGGTGGGAAGACCCGGTGTTCGTGCGCCCAATGGAACGGCCAACAAACGAGGGTCGGGCGGTAGGGCAAGAGAGCCAAGGCCAGGAGGGCGGGTCGCCCCGGTGTTTGTGGACGAGAAACACGGAAAGAGTTGTCAGGATCTGCTACGTGTCAGAAGTCTCCGCACCCCCGTGCGCTCGGTTCCTGGGTATTTACCGGCCGAGCAGACTGCACAATAATGCATACGATTTCTTTCTATCTCTGATATTTTTTCACAAAACTtataatctattcatcttcaatcaatCATGACAGTACGACAAACACCAGAAGTAATACATGCGTGCATATTTGTCTCATCTCTCGTGACTAAGAAATCGATCTAGGTCTGGACGCCATCGCCGGTTGTGGCACTGCCACAGTGCCGGCGTTAACCACCCCTACGGGACCATGGCTCCATGAGTCTCCCTTGACTTCATGTTTGAAGGCTGCATGACTACAACGTGAGGTTTTCAGCTCCCTCGACCTGGCAGCTAGGGATTTAATCTCTACCCGGCGAAGTGATCGTGGGCGTACTTCTAGTCTCTCCTCGACTTTGATGGCGGTAGGTTTTTCTCTCCTTCCCTGGCTTGCTGGCAGCGAGGTAGAGTTTTCTTTGAATATGTGATTCTTTTGGCGGGAGTAATGAAAATAGTATGTTGGAACTGCCGTGGCATGGCCAGTACAGCGGCAATAAGGGTTCTTTTGGATATCCAAAAGCAATGGGGCCGGATGTGTTTTTTCTGTCTGAAACACATCTGAACATAGTTAGGGTGGAAAAGTTGATGAGAAAATTAAAGATGGATCATGTTGAAGTGGTAGAGAGTGTTGGGGCTAGTGGTGGCCTCTCCTTTGGCGCAACC
Proteins encoded:
- the LOC123097071 gene encoding oligouridylate-binding protein 1B; the encoded protein is MQQRMKQAAAVAAQQQQQMMQQALLMHQHQQQQQAAAAVPPMFPPHHAHPGLLAAPHIEPIVSGNLPPGFDSSTCRSVYVGNIHLQVTDSLLHEVFQSIGPVEGCKLIRKEKSSFGFVDYYDRRYAALAIVSLNGRQLFGQPIKVNWAYASTQREDTSGHFNIFVGDLCPEVTDAALFAFFSAYSTCSDARVMWDQQTGRSRGFGFVSFRNQQDAQTSINELNGKWLGNRQIRCNWATKGANAGEEKQSTDSKGVVELINGSSEAGKENANEDGPENNPQYTTVYVGNLPHDINSNDVHRFFHLLGAGSIEEVRVTRDKGFGFVRYSTHEEAARAIQTGNGQLIGGRQIKCSWGSKPTPPGTASAPLPPPALAPYTPGVSAVDLISYERSLALSKMAANPALMGQVAALRQAAMGMGTGASQAIFDGSFQSVNPQQQQQQQQQQQLMYY